Within the Zea mays cultivar B73 chromosome 10, Zm-B73-REFERENCE-NAM-5.0, whole genome shotgun sequence genome, the region ACTCAGCAATGAATTGATCTGCAGCAAAATACTACTCTGAAAGAGTGGAACACAGAGAACCAAGGAGGTTTGATTGCTAACGACTTCAACAGCAACATCTTATAAAAAAAACAGTTGTGTTCACCTGGCTTGGCGGAGCACCTACAGGTATACATGTCCATTCGTGCGTGCTGGGCCGGCACGGCACGAGCACGGCAAAGCACGGCACGATCTTGGGCGTGCCGGGACGGCCCGATTCAATTACGTGTCGTGCCGTGCTAGCCCGCGGGCTGTAAGGCTGGCCCAAGCTCGGCACGAAAGAGCTAAaaacgggccgtgccgtgcctgTAACCCGGTCAGCCCATAGGGCCGGGCTGGCCCGAAGCACGATTCACAGAATTCACAGAAATTCACAGATTTTCACAGAAATTCACACAATTCACATACACATATGGAAATTCACACAGTTCACAAAACAACCCAGAATTTATGCAAACAATATATACTAATGGAGCTTTAGTGCaatgctgcctcattaaaaaccttcctaggtaaaaactcacacctcgtgagaaaaccctaggAAGGAAAAGAGTACAGCCAGCTCCTATATAGGTTTAATGTATACAGTCCAGAGTTTAAGTTTATCACAATCTACAACATAAGAACAGATCACCCACACCCACACCCACAGTTACACTTCCAGCAACAGATCAACCACCTCTTCTTTCTTTGCCTCCAGTTTCTTCTAGGTACATTGCTTCAAAAACAACTTCAAGTTCTTTGGTGTCTTTTTCCACCGTGTGCTGACTATGCAAGTCAGCGAGCTCCCAGTCCTTTATGCAGGACAAAACTTCAACCATATCAGGAGTTAGGCGTCGTCGCCGGTCTTCAAGCACCCTGCCAGCTAAACTGAAAGTGGACTCTGATGATACAGTGGAAGCAGGCACAGTTAGAACATCTTTAGCAAGTATAGAAAGTACAGGATATGTCAACTTGTGCCGTTGCCACCAGTTTAGAAGATTGAAATCAGAGTCAAATTGGGTCACAGTATCACTATCAAGATATGATGATAACTCAGATATAGCAGCAGCAGTAGATGATACAGATGTAGGAGTAGGTATAGTAGATTGGGATGGCATGAGGATATCATCCCCATATATGTCATCCCATGCCTCTGTAGCCTTACCTGCCGTACCAGCACTCTTATGTTGTTGTGCACTCAAGCGTACTTCACCAAATTTCAATTCATATATCTGAAAAATCTTAGTTAGTTTAGACCGAATGGATGTAGGATACCTAGAATAATCAGTTCCATTAAGCCCAGACAACCTCATAAGAAGCTTATTAAACCCCCTCATTTTTGCTCTAGGATCCAATACAAAAGCAAAGCAATATAGAACAGGTATCTTCCTCCAATATTTCAAATATTTTGTTTTCATAGGAACAATAGCATCTCTAAGCAAAGCATcattttcaaaagcatttagatGTCTAGCAATTTTAAGTATATGATGAAGCATTAATGCTGAAGTAGGATAATAAATTCCAGACAAAGCAACAGTTGTATCATAAAACAACTCAAGAAAAGATAGAATTTTCTCAGCAACATCCCAGTGATCATCTGTCAACAAAAAAGAACCATCTCTTGAAGTAGGATGGTTAGTTTGGATAAAAACAGAGAAGGTGCTTCGATAAGGAACAAGATGCTTAAACATTAAGTAAGTAGAGTTCCATCTAACATCCATATCAACACCAAACTTGCGAGGAGGCACTCCAAGACTCAAGCAAAAGCTTTTAAATGCAGCAATACGTTGGTTAGATGCATTCAGAAATGTAATTGCAGTCCTAAAATCATCTAAATAATTCTTCAGTCGTTTCAAACCAGACTTGACAATCAGATTAACAATGTGGCAATTACAGCGTTGATGCAAAAAAATAGATGCTAATTCATCCTCTTCTCTAACTTCTACAGGCAACAAATGACCAATATAAGCAGAAAAAACAGGTTTAAGAACAGATACTGCAGTTTTATTTGCTAAAGCATTGTCTAGCACAATAGAGAAAATCTTATCAGAAATGCCATAATCATCAACAACCATATGAACTCTATCAGCAATGTTTCTTCCAGTATGAGCCACTTCAATTGGTCTTAAACCTAGCAATCTCTTTTCTAACTCCCAATCTGAATTTACATAATGAGCAACTACACTTATGTAATCTTCTTTAGCCTTTCCTGACCAGATTTCAGATGTAATAGCAATAGATGACACAGACTTTTTCAAAGTTTCAATTAATTTTTCCATACGTTCATTATAAAGCTTGATTAGGTCTCTAGCAATAGTTTGTCTAGATGTTTTAACAAATCTAGGATTATGAGCATTCACAATATATTCTTCAAATGCATCACATTCAGCAAAGGAAATAGGTAAATCTGTTCTAGCAATCAAACGACACAATTCAGTACGTGCCCTAGCATCAGATTACTCCCAACGCATTAGTGAACCATCAGGATTATATTTAAGAACAGATTGAATTCTACCAGATCGTTCCTTTTCTTTCTTAGCAGCACAAGTATCAACATGGCGTAGCAAATGTCCAGTGCCACCAGAGGATTTAGCAGAAAATGTAGCCTTACAGTGGATGCATATGGCAGAGACCCTTACCCTCTTACCATTCACCAAATCTTTGACCTCTTCGAAGTCATTCCAAGCTTTAGACCTCTTCTTCCCTGCTCTATCACCTTCAACTGTGCTCTCATTGGTCGGGCTCGTGGATCCTGTCCCAGTACCACCAACAACAGGATCTATCTCGGCGTCCAAATTGACAGCAGCATCTGCGCTGCTGCCAAGGATGAAACGACGAGCATCCTCGGCGTCGTTGTGGTCCTGCAGCCTTATCTCTGCGGCCTCAGCGGCCGGATCCAAGTCCATTTCCATGGATGCCGCCCGCTGGACACCCACACCACACCTCTACAGGTCTGGTTCCTCAACGGCGTGCGCGGCACCAACCAAATCAGTCGGCGACCTTCACAATTAACAGAACAAAAGATAGGATTAGAGATGAATCGATGATGCACGGCAGGCGGCACCAAACTTAACAGTTAATAGAACAAAATACCTGCGCAGCCGGAGCACCGGAGAAGAGAGGAGGATGGAGATCTGGCGAGCAGAGATGGTTACTGGACCAAAACGAGTAAACAATGGAGGATTAAGAGAAGCCGAGTGATTagggattagggttagggttagctaCTTAGCTGCCTGcctgcgaggagatccacaaccgTGACAAGACGCGCTGGGAGCACAGCAACGGCGGAGGCACGGAGCAGAGACCACCGGCGAACGGTGATGTACGGTAAAGACTAAGGAGGAAGGGAGGAAGGAGAGCTAGTGCATACCGTACCCGACGTGGTCGTGGATGACAGGAGGGAGATCCTGTCAGCCGCCGGTGCTTGATCCACACCGACGAGGCGCCGAGCGCGATGCGGTGACCGGCGAACGCCGATGTACGGTAAGGAGGAAGGGAGGAAGGAGATCTAGTCCATACCGTACCCGACGTGGCCGTGGATGACAGGAGGGAGAGAAGAGGGAGATCCCGACGAGGCGCCGAGCGTGATGCAGTGGCCGGCGGCGCCGCGGAACTGGCAATCGGAGGCCagagggtggcggctagggttttgtcgCCACCGGAGTCGCCGAATCGCCAAGAGCCCAagacgcgcgagagagagagacggACAGACGGTACTGGGGAGTGCGGCAGTGCGGGACTGGGGAGTGGGGCCAAGACGCGAGAGAGAGACGGTACTGGGGAGTGCGGCTAGGGTTTTGTGGCAGTGCGGGACTGGGGAGTGGGCCCGGCCGGTATCGGGCCGTTGTCGTGCCTGGCACAAAGTCGGGCCGGGCTAGTGCCGGCACGTGGGCTGCCACGtgagcccaagcacggcacggttGCCGTGCCGGGCTGGTCTGCGCCCGTTTCGTaccgtgccgtgccgtgcccGTGACGGGCCAAAATCGTGTCGTGCCACGGGTAGCCCAATCAGCCCGGTCCGAATGGACATGTATACCTACAGGCCAGCAAACAATTAACAATATCATCTGACTCTTTCGCGTGCGCGCAGAAAGGGGCGTAGCGGCTCAACCACCGGTCTACCACCAACTTGACAAGTACAGCAAATCAAGCTAATTGGGACATAATATACGCTTACAATGTCACGAAGCAAACATGCATCCCATCCGAATTTTGGGATTTAGCACGGCAACATTCTTCACATGATGCGCCAGCTTGGTCAGTGGTTAGATAGGGAGGCAGTGAAGACGCCAAAATGGCATGACTGAACCATGGCCCATGTATTATACcaattaaataaacattttaagtgCTCCTACAAGCCAAGCTCACGCAAACAAGATAAGAAACTGGACACATGCAAGCAATGAGATGTCAGAAACCATCCAACATTATGGGACGAAACAACAAAACACAGGAAATAAAGGCTTAAATGGTCTAGAAAAAAAAAAAAGATCAAACTTATCCTTTTCATGCTTTGTTTAGATATTCTAGTATTCATCCCAATCCATATTTATTGAGGTGGATTAGGATGtaaattaaactaatttacactcCAATCTACATCAATACATATAGATTAAGGTGAATATTAGAGTATCCAAACAAGTTTTGTTTAGATATTCTAGTATTCACCCCAATCCACttcagggcttgttcgttttggtgataatccacatgtattgggtgggattgagccggtttaaatccataacaagtcaaaatCCATCTCAATCCCACCCAATACACTCCAATACACATGTAATATCAATAATCGAACAAGACCTCAGGTGtaaattaaactaatttacactcCAATCCACACCAATACATATGGATAGTATCAAATAAGGCCTCAGGACAACCATTTCCAAACCCCAGATGTGCAACCATTTCCAAACTCCAGATGTGTCTGAATCCTTCCATTGTTTGCTTATGCTATATAGCAAACCACAAATAGTCACTCTACTTCACTTCGAATCAAAATGGTTGCGGCATAGTAGTACATTGTACCTGGTATACATTGCATTGAAACAGGATCAAGATGACATGTGTAATTGGCTAACTGCCTAATCAGACATAACAAAAAAAAACTGAGAAACAGCTAGACACTACTACATATCACAGAAAATCAATAATTATATCACAACATCCGCCACATTCCATGTCGAATATGAACCGTCGTCATCAAGAGTTCTCGCAGATCGCAGTAATCCTCAAACGGGATGGTGGTTCTGGCTCAGAGTTCCTTTTCCAGAATGCCCGCCGCCACCACACCTCAAACCCTCTCTGAATGTTTGGGCAATCCTCCCCAGAGTTGAGGAACCGATTAAACCATGCCAGAAGGATCTCCTGCTGAGTTGCAAGAGGCAGCGTCAGGATTGTGTTTGCCAGTCCATCCTCGATCAAATGCCGGTCAAGCCCCTTGCATGCTCGCCGCATCCATCCGAAGTCCTCGTAAAAGGGCTCTAGCCAGGTGCTCAAGAGCTGGCAACGGGCCTCCTTGGACACCAAGATCTGACCCTTGCCAACCCCAACAAAGAGTCTTGCCGTCACTCGGCTCACTTCGTAGCGGTGTATCGCTGGCACTTTACGATGCATCGCCGCTAACTCAGTCTGCGTTGCCCATGTCCTCAAGAAATCCTCCGCGATCTGGCGCTCAACAAGGATGTCAAGCATCCAATGCAGGTTGTCAGCCTGCCTTGCGATCCGCGCCACCTCTGAGTGATCACCCTCTGAAGCCCTCACAAATTGCTCGCACAGCAGGGACAAGCATCCATTGCACGCAGAATAGAGCGATTCCTTGCGAAGGTCGCCACCAATTGCTCCACCACGGGATGTGCTGTTCTCCCTGAGCATTTTGGACACTAGCCCCTTCATCTCCCTCCTTGCCTTTTCGTCCTTCCCTTCCAGAACGACTTGCAGGAGCCTCAGCAATACCTCCTCACCACCACTGGAATTGCCACCGTTGCAGCTGCCTCCTTCATCTGCCTCTTCAACCAATGCCGAAGGGGCCAATTCCAGTGACACCCTTTTAAGCACCTCCCCAGCCCCGGAGTTCTCAAGATGCAGCTGCGTCAACAATGTAGCCACCTTCTCATCATCGTCCTCAGCCCAAGGCGCAGCCTCCAAGTACTCCAAGCAAGACAACACCCCGGCATCGAATACAATGGCTGCGGACACCTGGAGAAGGAACAGATAAATAAATTAGTGTGCAAAAAATGGGAAATCGTTCCGCAGAATCGGCATACATGAGACGGTAGAAGGCCGCGATACCTTCAGGATGCCAAGGACCTTGTTCACATCCTCCCGCATCAGCCTCCGGCGGAGATCCTTGCAGTACATGAGCCGCAGCGTCTCGGCGTACACCTCGACGTCGTCGCAGTCGGAGATCTCGACGATGTGCGGCAGCGTTCGCTGCTGCTTGGACCAGCGGTCGGACAGTTTGGCGGCGAAGAACCTGCTGTGCGCGACGAGTATGTGGCGGTGAACGCAGAGCGTGACGGAGAGGCCGTCCTTGGAGCTGAGGGTGAGGCGGACGTCGGAGGAGTCGGCGTCGTTGAACTGGTTCCCGGGGCTACAGCTGCCGATGAGGTCGGCGATGCGGTCCTGGAGCAGCATCTGCCTGTCCATGGAGCGCGCGGGCGGGAGCTGGTGCGGCTGGGGCGGGGCGGGGATGGAGTGGATGCCGGCGGCGGTGCGGGGGTGGTAGTCCTGCTCGTTGGCCATCATGTCGAAGAGTGTGGGGCTGGAGCGCGTCTTGTCAAGTGGCAGCGGCGGCGGGGACATGGGATTGAGCAACCCCGCGTTGAGCGCGGAGTTGAACTTGGTGTAGCTGGTAGGGTAGGAGGGCGCGTAGGAAGGCTGGGGCGGAGTGGCGTAGGAGGAGGCCACGGTAGAGCTGGTGGGCGGCGGGTCCATGTGATGGGCGGCGGCGCGGGCCGGGGAGGAGGGGTgcgaggaggaggacgaggacgaggagtgtGGGGCGTGGCCGCCGAGACCGTGGGGCGTGCAGCACCAGGATGTGGAGAGGTCGAGGGGGACGAGGTGGGAAGGGGAGAGCTTGGAGAGCGGCCTGGATCTGGATGAAGCGGCCATATTGGACTGTGGGGTGGGACGGGGCGCGTGGGGATTCTCGCCGCGCGGGGGCAGCCGGGCACGGGTAGCGGTTGTCGTCTTTTGAGGCCGGGTCGCGGCGGGGCAGGGGAGTAATGGAGGGGTCACTGTGGGGGACCACCCGCGGCTGGCTGTCCTCGGAATCGGCGGACGGACGGTGGAAGTGTCTGATCAATATCCCCGGCGCTATATAGATGGTAGGCAACTAAGGATTAAAACGGTTTCAAAATTTTGGATCGAATTCATCGATAATTCTATTTTTTGAAAATAGAATTGGTTTTAAAATTTTCTATCCGAATCGGCGTAGTGTTTTATCGATCGTTTCTTTGGGTTACAGGTTTTTGTCGGAAAATACCGTATTTGTGTCTCGAAATTTTTCgaaattgtgtctcggaatttttcgaAATTGTGCCTTAGATTTTTCATAATTTTTCAGCATGTGATTTTTCGCATCGCCTGTACGTCTctagataaggattacttattttttttattttttggaCGTCTTAATTTTTTTTGGGATATATTGGTGTTGGGAGGCAATTgggattaacgatttggtctATCGTACGAATCCACCATTTTCTATAcacatgttatgtattagtaatatataatgatagagagccGGCAGCctgtcttttccacacactagattttagggttttcctCTGAGGCTGTGAAAAAACTTTGTGAGAAAAAATATTTTATAAGTAAGCATGACATGTCAGCTAGATCGAGTGTATATTGTGAATTATGAACTTTGagtctatgaacttgtgatctttatgaacttgttatactgtgaacttgttatattgtgaacttgtgatctttgtaaactttttatattataaatttgtgatccttgtgaacttgttatatcatgaattatgaatttgtggtctttgtgatcttttgtcaactttattgtattgtgaagtttgatatgtttaccgatcgtattttagatttcgaccgttactggtgtattttccgcaccaaactttcgtttccgatgttccgaaataccgatatcgtttccgtttctggagttaccgttttcgattttgtttccgataaaaaatatgaaaacggtaatggttttagtgtttaccgaccgttttcatccctaatagATGGCAATGGTTATCCTGATTAGATAGTTATTAACTCCATTATAGTATTCATATAGCCTAAATATTCTATCTTTTGGTCTGTTATTAGACAAAAACCTTCATCCACTGACTAAACGAGTATTAAACATTCTGCCATCACCCATACTCGTTAATCAATGGGCATAAAATACCTAGTATAAACTTGGACAAAAAAATATAAACTTGATCACTTGGTCTAGCCCAAAACAAATGAAGCCCTAGCTATATAATCTCTATTTACTCTAGAAGTCCACAAACTGTAGTACTCCTGTTCATCGTGATCGCAACCTCGTCCAATCAACTATGTAAATATAGTTTCCGAGCAGATTTTATAATTATTTCTTGTGCAACTATGTAATTAGACATTATTTTTATAAATCTAAGCACAATCCTAACCATGCAGTTTGATTTTTGCAGCCTCGTGTGTCTATAATGTTAGAAATCAAAAGGTGTGTTGCTTAATTATGGCACATGGTTTATTTAAATTTGATGTTTATTAGCTGATTTATTTATAGTTCATTATATTTATTGTTGATGCTTGGTTATACATTATTTTCTATCTAATCATCTTCAGTCCTTGAATGTATAATTTTTACTACCGTTTTATACTTCAGTACCATAATACTTGTCTATAATGTTAGAAATCAATTATATTTTTTATAGTTCATTATACTTCAGTACCATAATACCATAATACTTCAAAATAAAGTTTCATCCAAATACATAATTAAATAAAAATATAGTTCCTAAAAATAAATACAATGAAAAAActttaaaaataaaaataaaataaaatgatacACTTCTACTTCTCTTCGCCATCTACTTCTTTCATCTATTCTTTCCCATCTAATTTTACCATTCATATAAACAGTAGATCAATCTAACAACTTATTGAATTGCTCAAACAATTATGTTCAGACATTCTTTGGCTAGTTTTATAAAGCTTGTTTAATATCTTCTCCATGATTGGAGATTCGTTGTTACTTGTTACTGGACTCTTTCCGTTGCATTGAGCTCTTACTCTATCGCAGCCGATAGGGTTGGTGGGCCCACACTATTCGGTGTTATGGAGCTTTAGGTTagatttttattcgcctattcacccctctaggtgTATTCAGATATGTTTTCCccacaaagggaactttcaattatgGATCGTTATCGCTAGATGTACAACACAGCGAAAGAAGAACACGTCGATGTAGTGGAAGTAGTCGAGCGTCCTCACGTGCCAGCAACAACAGCACACAACACTTTCACTCGACTTCTTCAAGTTTGCTGTTGGCCAACACCGCAGCAACAATAACAACATCTCTATGGTATCCACACATGCAGGGTGAAACATCGTAATGTCGGTGTTCTAGCACCACGCACAGCGAGAGAAACAACGATGATATTTTAATTGTTCGCAACACTAGAGAGAGAAAAAAGTAATCATCTCAAACACACTAGGCCCTTTGTATATATAGACTATTGGTAATGGTCTTTTACTGT harbors:
- the LOC100383502 gene encoding BTB/POZ domain-containing protein At1g63850 — protein: MDPPPTSSTVASSYATPPQPSYAPSYPTSYTKFNSALNAGLLNPMSPPPLPLDKTRSSPTLFDMMANEQDYHPRTAAGIHSIPAPPQPHQLPPARSMDRQMLLQDRIADLIGSCSPGNQFNDADSSDVRLTLSSKDGLSVTLCVHRHILVAHSRFFAAKLSDRWSKQQRTLPHIVEISDCDDVEVYAETLRLMYCKDLRRRLMREDVNKVLGILKVSAAIVFDAGVLSCLEYLEAAPWAEDDDEKVATLLTQLHLENSGAGEVLKRVSLELAPSALVEEADEGGSCNGGNSSGGEEVLLRLLQVVLEGKDEKARREMKGLVSKMLRENSTSRGGAIGGDLRKESLYSACNGCLSLLCEQFVRASEGDHSEVARIARQADNLHWMLDILVERQIAEDFLRTWATQTELAAMHRKVPAIHRYEVSRVTARLFVGVGKGQILVSKEARCQLLSTWLEPFYEDFGWMRRACKGLDRHLIEDGLANTILTLPLATQQEILLAWFNRFLNSGEDCPNIQRGFEVWWRRAFWKRNSEPEPPSRLRITAICENS